The following proteins are encoded in a genomic region of Alnus glutinosa chromosome 8, dhAlnGlut1.1, whole genome shotgun sequence:
- the LOC133875999 gene encoding phenylacetaldehyde oxime monooxygenase CYP71AN24-like, which yields MSLHPILLVFLLFLSFALILRKRARGGNLRLPPSPPKLPIIGNLHQIGTLPHRSFQALSKKYGPIMLLHLGSVPSLVVSSPEIVKEMLKTHDIIFSNRARPMSVDIILNGQEDLAFSPYGEYWRQLRKLCVQELLSLHRVQSLQFQRDEEVDRLVKKIRRSSLQGETVNLSELLLDVTNDMVCRAVIGERCEGEDGKSKWGEMSRKILLAFPAFSFRDYFPNLGWMDNLTGFTGTLTRTSKEVDAFFEQVIEKRRVLLTDGSLSSKRNFIDILLHLKETGLHGFDLSYGRIKAILLDMFVGSTDTSVTTMDWVMTELMKNPKVMKKVQKEVRQVVGKKSKVDVNDVNKMGYLKCVIKETLRLHAPVPLLIPRETSATATLGGYDIPHKARVYINVWGIQRDPKVWPNAEDFIPERFENDNAVDSLDQDFHFFPFGGGRRICAGMSFAQATIEYVTANLLYWFNWELPTGVTGKDLDMSEAFGLTILKEAPLCLLPIEYI from the exons ATGTCTCTGCACCCAATATTGCTcgttttccttcttttcctctctttcgCCCTTATATTGCGTAAGCGCGCTAGAGGTGGCAATCTCCGTTTACCTCCATCCCCACCAAAGCTACCGATAATTGGCAACCTGCATCAGATAGGGACACTCCCCCACCGTTCTTTCCAAGCACTCTCCAAAAAGTATGGTCCCATAATGCTCTTACATTTGGGCAGTGTTCCAAGTCTTGTGGTTTCTTCACCAGAAATAGTGAAAGAAATGCTCAAGACCCATGATATCATCTTCTCAAATCGCGCAAGACCAATGTCTGTAGACATCATCCTCAACGGACAAGAAGACTTGGCATTTTCACCATACGGTGAGTACTGGAGACAGCTGAGGAAGCTTTGCGTTCAAGAGCTTCTTAGCCTTCACAGAGTGCAGTCGCTTCAGTTCCAGAGGGACGAAGAAGTTGACAGGTTGGTGAAGAAGATACGCCGTTCAAGTCTACAAGGGGAAACGGTTAATTTAAGTGAGTTGCTGCTTGATGTCACAAACGACATGGTGTGCAGAGCTGTTATTGGAGAAAGGTGCGAAGGAGAAGATGGTAAGAGCAAATGGGGGGAGATGTCGAGGAAGATACTGTTGGCATTTCCAGCTTTTAGTTTTAGAGACTATTTTCCCAATCTTGGATGGATGGATAACCTTACAGGCTTCACGGGGACACTGACTAGGACTTCCAAAGAGGTAGATGCGTTTTTTGAACAGGTGATTGAGAAGCGCAGAGTGTTGTTAACAGATGGTAGCCTCTCtagtaagagaaattttatagaTATTCTCCTCCACCTTAAAGAAACTGGCCTCCATGGCTTTGATCTCAGTTACGGCAGGATCAAAGCAATCCtactg GACATGTTTGTGGGATCAACGGATACTTCTGTAACAACAATGGATTGGGTAATGACAGAGCTCATGAAAAACCCAAAAGTCATGAAGAAAGTGCAAAAAGAGGTGAGACAAGTGGTGGGAAAGAAATCAAAGGTAGATGTGAATGACGTGAATAAAATGGGCTActtaaaatgtgtgattaagGAGACGCTTAGACTACATGCTCCTGTGCCTCTCTTGATTCCCCGAGAAACATCTGCAACTGCTACACTAGGAGGCTATGATATTCCTCACAAAGCAAGGGTATACATCAACGTATGGGGCATTCAAAGGGACCCCAAAGTTTGGCCAAATGCGGAGGATTTTATCCCGGAGAGATTCGAGAATGACAACGCAGTAGATTCTCTAGACCAAGACTTCCATTTTTTTCCGTTCGGCGGTGGGAGAAGGATCTGCGCCGGCATGTCATTTGCACAAGCAACAATTGAATATGTGACGGCCAATCTCTTGTACTGGTTCAATTGGGAGTTGCCTACCGGAGTAACTGGGAAGGACTTGGACATGAGCGAGGCCTTTGGGCTAACTATTCTCAAGGAAGCTCCTCTCTGTCTTTTGccaattgaatatatatag